A genomic window from Punica granatum isolate Tunisia-2019 chromosome 2, ASM765513v2, whole genome shotgun sequence includes:
- the LOC116194898 gene encoding receptor-like protein 9DC3 isoform X2, whose protein sequence is MCGIIAAFCLSFLLTPSLTALDASPPTLPSRHSGHADECTALLQFKNSLKINEEIVTRDMCAESSFNYTSSLKTASWKEGTDCCSWDEITCDDTTSNVIKINLTCSYLQGTLHSNSSLFSLHHLQRLYLTGEIPATLTNLTSLAIFNVSTNQLTGQIPQGKQFGTFSSDSFEGNPNLCGPPLPKPCTESPHQEVPPASQDEDDADHWIEWRAVLMGYGCGTVIGLSIGYIFIQIRRPPAWLIKMVVKKQIRTENKPRKSSLGTHGRNHRAL, encoded by the exons ATGTGTGGTATTATAGCGGCCTTCtgtctttcctttcttcttacACCATCCTTAACTGCATTGGATGCATCACCTCCGACGCTGCCATCCAGACATTCCGGTCATGCCGACGAATGTACTGCCCTCCTCCAGTTCAAAAATTCACTCAAAATCAATGAAGAAATTGTTACTAGAGATATGTGTGCGGAAAGTTCCTTCAATTACACTTCGTCTCTGAAGACAGCCTCTTGGAAGGAAGGTACTGATTGTTGCAGCTGGGATGAGATCACCTGCGATGATACTACCAGTAATGTAATCAAAATCAACCTTACTTGCAGTTATCTTCAAGGCACCCTCCATTCCAACAGCTCCCTCTTTTCACTCCATCATCTTCAGAGACTCTACCTCACAG GAGAGATCCCTGCAACATTGACAAATCTGACGTCACTGGCCATCTTCAATGTCTCCACAAACCAGCTCACAGGACAAATTCCTCAAGGGAAACAATTCGGCACTTTCAGTAGTGATTCTTTTGAAGGGAATCCCAATCTGTGCGGACCTCCCCTGCCAAAACCTTGTACTGAAAGCCCTCACCAAGAGGTGCCACCGGCCTCCCAGGATGAAGATGATGCAGACCACTGGATTGAATGGAGAGCAGTGCTGATGGGATACGGATGTGGAACTGTAATCGGTCTTTCTATtggatatatttttattcaaattagAAGGCCGCCTGCGTGGCTCATCAAAATGGTCGTGAAAAAGCAAATCAGAACAGAAAACAAGCCACGGAAGAGCTCTCTGGGGACTCATGGAAG GAACCATCGAGCCCTGTGA
- the LOC116194898 gene encoding putative receptor like protein 25 isoform X1 — MCGIIAAFCLSFLLTPSLTALDASPPTLPSRHSGHADECTALLQFKNSLKINEEIVTRDMCAESSFNYTSSLKTASWKEGTDCCSWDEITCDDTTSNVIKINLTCSYLQGTLHSNSSLFSLHHLQRLYLTVLHIFDISNNSFIGTFPSQYIANFNDMMGGDKQGLLKYGTRRWSKFHSTTVIYKGVQTQLSRIREALVIIDLSHNHFQGEIPKVIGSLQSLIGLNLSHNNFRGLIPTSLGNLTHLEWLDLSSNNFTGEIPATLTNLTSLAIFNVSTNQLTGQIPQGKQFGTFSSDSFEGNPNLCGPPLPKPCTESPHQEVPPASQDEDDADHWIEWRAVLMGYGCGTVIGLSIGYIFIQIRRPPAWLIKMVVKKQIRTENKPRKSSLGTHGRNHRAL, encoded by the exons ATGTGTGGTATTATAGCGGCCTTCtgtctttcctttcttcttacACCATCCTTAACTGCATTGGATGCATCACCTCCGACGCTGCCATCCAGACATTCCGGTCATGCCGACGAATGTACTGCCCTCCTCCAGTTCAAAAATTCACTCAAAATCAATGAAGAAATTGTTACTAGAGATATGTGTGCGGAAAGTTCCTTCAATTACACTTCGTCTCTGAAGACAGCCTCTTGGAAGGAAGGTACTGATTGTTGCAGCTGGGATGAGATCACCTGCGATGATACTACCAGTAATGTAATCAAAATCAACCTTACTTGCAGTTATCTTCAAGGCACCCTCCATTCCAACAGCTCCCTCTTTTCACTCCATCATCTTCAGAGACTCTACCTCACAG TGCTGCACATCTTTGACATCTCCAACAACAGTTTCATTGGAACTTTTCCGAGCCAATACATCGCCAATTTCAACGACATGATGGGTGGAGACAAACAAGGGCTTCTAAAGTACGGTACCAGGAGGTGGTCCAAATTCCATTCTACAACTGTGATTTACAAAGGGGTGCAGACGCAGTTGTCACGTATACGTGAAGCATTAGTTATCATTGACCTATCACATAACCATTTTCAAGGGGAGATACCCAAAGTAATTGGGAGTCTACAATCACTTATTGGGCTCAACTTATCGCATAACAACTTTCGAGGTTTGATCCCAACTTCTCTAGGAAATTTGACGCATCTCGAGTGGCTTGACCTGTCCTCGAACAATTTCACAGGAGAGATCCCTGCAACATTGACAAATCTGACGTCACTGGCCATCTTCAATGTCTCCACAAACCAGCTCACAGGACAAATTCCTCAAGGGAAACAATTCGGCACTTTCAGTAGTGATTCTTTTGAAGGGAATCCCAATCTGTGCGGACCTCCCCTGCCAAAACCTTGTACTGAAAGCCCTCACCAAGAGGTGCCACCGGCCTCCCAGGATGAAGATGATGCAGACCACTGGATTGAATGGAGAGCAGTGCTGATGGGATACGGATGTGGAACTGTAATCGGTCTTTCTATtggatatatttttattcaaattagAAGGCCGCCTGCGTGGCTCATCAAAATGGTCGTGAAAAAGCAAATCAGAACAGAAAACAAGCCACGGAAGAGCTCTCTGGGGACTCATGGAAG GAACCATCGAGCCCTGTGA